Within Palaemon carinicauda isolate YSFRI2023 chromosome 14, ASM3689809v2, whole genome shotgun sequence, the genomic segment CTCTAGCTGCCATTGTCACTCCTGCCACATCTCAGGTCAGTACCCATGCATATActaaaaccaacacacacacaacaaacacacacacaactcacacaatacatatactatatatatatatatatatatatacctacataaagaTACtcaatattacatacatatatatacccacgaATTATATGTATGCTATGCTATACAACACATATCTAATTACACAcataatgcatacataaatacatacatatatattatgtacatacacataggaaaacacacacacacacacacatatatatatattatatatatgtgtgtgtgtgtgtgtgtgtgttcctttctGAGTtgagataccttaacgaggtgaaagggttcgtgcatcaccatgatcagtaaagcagcactagtcaggaccacccagactaggttggtttgctgtgagcaatcagacaagtctcacaccctcaccaatccgcagtggtgatGAAAACCTTGCCATAACCTAAACGTAAATAAttacatgtcagaggcctttgtcctgcagtggactagaaatgtctgtatttgctgttatatatatatatatatatatatatacatatatatatatatatatatatataaaatatatatatacatatatatatatatactgtatatatattacttatatatatatatatatatatataacttctatgTTAGTTTATTAAAAAATAAGCATGGGCAGaggtaaaaaataacttttttcaatTAATGCCAGACTGCAgagtaaaaaagggaaaaaacgaaaaaaaaagtgaTGGCAAGGCATAAAAGTCAATGATCTGCAGTTAATTCTTAAACAGGGCTCGATGAAGAGTAAATTAgactctaatgagagagagagagaggagagagagagagagagagagagagagagagaatttcagataCTGACCTCCTTTTATGTGACGCACTATTTGTTAATGGTAGTCATTGTATTCTTTCATCTTTAGTGGTATCGTTAAAACTTAATCCAGAGCTTATAATTTCTGTACCGCTTTTCATTCAAGTTGATCTGAGCCACTCTCTCATAAACGGGTGTATTTAACATTTGCTATTTGAGCGTATGTTGATTTTCATTCACCGGAGTTACATAATATCCAGCGATACAAattcacatttttatatataaggtGTAACATAGAGGCATATTAacttatataaacctaataatccgTTATTATACTTTTACATTCGTGGTAACTCACGCAGACACGAGGAGACACTTTTAATATATACaatcaaacatacacatatatacacacacaatatatatatacctatatatatataactatctagctatatatatatatattatatattatatattatatatatatacagtatatatactcgtaCATTTGTCTTGGCTTAACTAATTGAAAAACTGCAAATGATAAAATGAATGAGaaaaatcattatcatattttGTGGTAATCTGCTTAAAATTTGCTcgtgaataatattaataataataataataataataataataataataataataaaaatgttaccgAAAGTTCTTCGCTTCAGTTAGTCGCACGCGCTCTATACAGCTCTCAGTTATACAGAGGCGAAAAAAAAGTTGATTGTATTTTTGACGACAAAGCAAGAATAACACAATTCTATTGAATAACACTTCTTTGATGCTATCCTGTTATGACGAAAAAGGATAATCAGCTTCAGTAATTCGAGCTGTGAACTTATTCTGAAAAACAGCATTTCGAATCCACGTCGCAGAAGATATTAGCTCTTCTGGAGATTCTTGCCCCGGAAATCTCTCTCAAAAGAGATCGGGGTGTTCTTTTTAGAAGTCATAACTGAATAGAATTTGTCAGAATATCAATAGAATAACAATATACTCATGAAGAGTAAAGAACTATAAACATAATTCTTAGAAGCTTTCAACTTAGGAGGAAAAAAAACACGGCAAAtttcccggaataaatgttgccaggcatttaccgctttaaaaatGGATTTACTGACGTAGAagaaatgatattacggtcaccaaaccgtaaaagataatatcaaagtagagtaaaattacaGTCGAccatattttactggaatacggctaagagtatatttttacggagaatttccgattaaaatcacggagTTTTTAAGTGCATGTGTGCTAATCATGCTcggtattttttcttcttttgtattttggcGTTCTTCCTTTGCTCTATTATATACTTCGGTTCCCTCTGTGAATTGTAATACCCTTCTGGCCTTTGAACTAATTCTTATTTCGAGTTATTAATATTCCTAGCTATATCAACCACCAGCGCATTCCCAACTAATCCACCAATGCAAGGAGGTCCCTTTCGCGAAAAAAAAAGTCAGACAAAATAAAACTCATACaggtacgctgttaaaaatttgcatttaaaaaacggtaaaaatcctggcataaattttaccagacatttgccgttttaaaaacagacatattgacgtaaaggagagatattacgttcaccaaccagtaaaagataataacaaagtatggtaaaattacggtcgcctgtatttaactgaaatatggctgagaacagtatattttacggagaatttccgattaaaattacggtttcttttaaaGTGTAGATTTCTTAAAATGACACGAATAAATAAACGTGAATACACGACGAATGAGATTCCTTACGAAATTGCGCATATTTTTTAAAAAGGCAAAGGAATCTGCAAGATTTTAAGTCTGTCCATTCCAATATTTCAAGCGCATTCAACCATTTCGACCAGTTCCTTTGGACAAAAATCCCCGCTAATGGTTTCCTTCCAAGCGTTACCCAATCACAGCCAGCCAATCACAAATCGAGATTCCAGTGACGTAGCCCCATATCAAATATCGTCTTGGTAGTCCCGGTTCTTGGAATGGAATGCACCATCAAAGACTGCAGGTCGGGAATGTATTAGTGTTTGATCTCTTCTTATCAGTTCATTGCAACTTTGGATTTACGGTGAACAATCTGGCATGCAACCCCGAAGACGCATTACAAAAAAAATACGGGATCATACATTAAATGCAGCTGAGAACTAGAGGGGTACTCGATAGAAGGCAGACCTCCGCCAAAGCAGCATATTTCTCAAGCTATTGCTCAAgcttgagcttgacctttgacctcaatacagtatgtataaattggcgtggattttcatacactgaaatatgaaccaaatttgaagtctctgtgacaacgatgtccaaacttatggctgattgcgtgaattggacattttgcttggccgtgaccttgccCTTCTGAAATTtaactatttccagctttttacataagttaatccctgctagttaacattactctaagattaaaattgtggtcagaaagctgttcacacacaaacacacacacaaacaaggggtaaaacataacctccttccaatttcattgGAGACGGTAAAAGTACCTAGTCCTTCAGCATTAATGGGATTTTCCTTCGCAAAGGCTAGTTCTACGTGGACATATAAATCGAGACTGCAATAATGTTCACTCTGCTGCAGCCTTTGAAGTGAATATGAACTTACTCTAACCTAACAGGCTCAGTGATATTATCTGCAATAGATTCAACAAATTTACTTAATTCAATTATATAACCTCGTAAGTTTTATTTCAAGTCATATGATAATATTATGCCCAGGACAGTTGTTCGTTTTAGAATGCGTCGCTGTAGTGAGATGACGCTTACTGAGAATTCAACTTAACATTTCGCATTTTATTACATCGTTACATCTAGTCATCATTTGAAAGGGATTGTTAGATACCTTAGACTCTCTGATACAAATGTATTTGAAttaaactttctctctctttctctctccatacatacacacacatatatatacacacacatacatatatacatacatacatacatatatatatatatatatatatatataaatacacgcttGTGTGCGTACATATAGATAGTTTGGAATAGAGAAAAACTAGAAAGTATTATCTGGTGTTCAAGGATAACTGAGGTCAATACGTATGTAACAAACCACAATTATCCAGAAGTTGAGAAAGAGGCAattattggctctctctctctctctctctctctctctctctctctctctctctacgagagagagagagagagagagagagagagagagagagagagagagagatctttgcacttgtaagtattattattattattactactagccaagcaacaaccctagttggaaaagcaaaatactataagcccaagggctccaatagggaaaaatagccaagtgaggaaaggaaataaggaaataaataagaggtgagaaaaaattaacaataaatcataataaaaacagtaataacgtcaaaaacagatatgtcatatataaactataaaaagactcatgtcagcctggtcaacataaaaactggAATTAATGGAATAAGcctaaatgataatattttggcTATAATTATTTACAGAAAAGCTTATGATAAGTTCCCGGATAactaatccacaaaaaaaaaaaaaaaaaaaaaaaaaaaaaaaaaaaaaacaccaccacttTAGAGTAAAAAGGAGAATGAAGAGTCCTTGCCTTCAATGTTACACCTTTATAAGATAGCAGTTTGGAAAAACAAATAATTTCAGTTGCATAGAGGATGAGAGTATAAGGATCTTGGTTTGGAACTAAGAGTGTTTAAATGCGGTCTCACAAAAGGACGCGAAGCTTATGTCCTCATAGATAGGAACACGTAGGTGATAAACGAGTTACTGAGTGTAAAGGTAGAATGTAGAATATTAAAAGGTATCCTTGCTAGTACCTACTATAAAGACTGGAATCGACTCTGGAGAGCAGAATATACTGTAAACTTAAAAatgtgccgtaaaaaaaaaaaaaactgtaaaaatcgtggtataaatgctgccaggcatttaccgttttaacaacgtatatattgacgttaaggagtgatgttacggtcaccaacccgtaaaagataataacaaagtcaggtaaaatttacggtcgcctgtattttactgaaataaagctgagtgcagtatattttacggagaatttccgattaaaattacggttttttaaaaaGTGAGGAAATAGGCAGTTTACTCAACGACCCAatcaccagacaaaaaaaaaaaaaaaaaaaaaaaaaaatagggtaagaaatacggtcgcctgtattttactcaaatacggctgagaacagtatactttcacgaagaatttccgattaaattacaatttttttaacTGTAGATTTCTTAAAGTGACATGAATAGATAAACGTAAATACTGTTTTCCTAACGGTTTAGTAACTTGCAAAGTTATAAAACTTCACTCGTGTCTTCCCACAGATACACTGGAATCGAGGCTGGGGAGCAGGTGGCTCAATGGGCAAGAGGTCTTCAGcaatgccttcttcttcttcttcttcttcttcctcatccttAGACGGAGAGATGGTCCTCAACACAGATTGCTCCTCCACGGATCTGGCTCATCTCACGTCTCTCATCGCGAGGGTCGTAGAGGTAAGCAAGTAGTGCTGTATCTCATTATTTGATTTTCTTTAGCTTTTAATGTATTCTAAAAGGCATGTTTTATAGTTACATACATTATTGCACAAACATGAGcagagtaaatatgtatatatatatatatatatatatatatatatatatataataccgtatatatccatatatacatatacaaattaatgtatatatactgtatctatctatctatctatctatctatctatatatatatatatatatatactgtgtatacacatatagtataagtataagtgtgtatatacggTAATCTGCTGCCCACTTTTGGACAGTCAGACTCTATGACTATGTAGCGACCACTCTCATTTGCCATGCCTGTATATAGGAGTTTCAATACGACTCATTAGTCCAGATAAATCATCTGAAAATAATGAACTCACAACGAGATCTTCATCATGGGTCTGGTGCTATATACATCACTCTGACTTGTGTAATTCAGCTGAGATTGGAGAGAACAGTATTCAATATAGAGAAACTAATCTTAGGGCCGCGTTTACTGAAGCAAAGGGGGGAAATCCACGTGCAGAACAAGTTCTCTGGACTTAATAACGCTGTGATTGGTTTGCGAACAACTTCGGAACGAACACCCCATGTGAGGTGATTGTTTGATCATTGGTTAGGTGAGCGGAGagtttatttgatttatttacatttttttctaaacAGTGATTACAAAGAGAGGTGTAATCTTTCGTGTATATAAGCCTGCGCCTTCGTTTTTTTTCCCTCAGATATTCTATGGGACATTTATTTACACGTCACATTGATCATTACGTGACAGAGTAAAATAATAGCAAAATGtcgcattataattttttttttctcttgagatGGTCGTGTTTTAATTAATTTCTGGAGAAAATCTATTCAAATGTAATTCTTGGAAATGTCCATGCCTGGCGCTAGccggactgcggttcgagtcctgctcaaactcgatagtctcTTTAATGCCTGCaagctcactatccttgtgagctaagtacggGATGTTTGAGggtctatatgtctacctgctgagtaatcagcagccaatgcctggccgtccctggtccaaGATTGGATGGACGCtgacatgtatatggtcagtctctagggcattgtcctgctaactaggacaatgtcactgtcccttaccccagccattcatgaatggcctttataaCTGGATAGCTATCTTGATAGCTAAAAAGTCAGTCTCCAAGATATTGTCctggtaactatagtcaatttctttattgaggcagatttgcaccgacttgcagcggtgcccttttttgctcggaaaagtttcctgatcgctgattggttagaattatcttgtccaaccaatcagcgatcaggaaactgttccgagctaaaaggacacccctgcgggtcagtgcaaatctgcctcactaaaaaaaatgactataggacaatgtgactgtcccttacccctgccattcacgaatggcctttaaagcctttatatCTGGATATATACCACAACAACAAAATGGTCCTATCAAAGACATTTGGAATAGACTATATAGCGATCTGATTCATCTGAATAATTCAATATAGGCTACAACTTGAGACAAGAACTATCCAGTCAGGTAACGAAAGTCCAGCTGAAAACACGCTGCATCAACTTGCACACCCAAAGCAGATATATGCAACAACCAGTTCTCAGACAGAAACTGTGGTTACTATCCAGAGAAGGCTCTATGCCTAAACTTGCCGGACGACATATCTGCTGTTCTCGTAATAAGTCGGGTGATCGCCGGTTTGACTAGAATGTACAGTAAATGTAtgtctacactatatatatatatatatatatatacatatatatatatatatatatatatatacatatatatatatatatatatatatacatacatatatatacatatatatatactcagtatactgtatatgactaAAATGTAAATGCATACTTACACATACTGTtttatatatgcgcacacacctatatatatatatatatatatatgcacatatatatacataaatgtaaatatatatatttacatatacatatatatatatatatatatatatatatataatatatatgtgtgtatactatatttaGCAACATACAAATGAACTGAATTTTGCATGGCATGTACACATACGTACgtacttacaaacatacatattcaTGTGTTTTAAAACGTAAATTCTATTCCCGTTACTATCCTTAAAAGAACTTCCCCACCAAGAAGCAAATAAATCCAGTTAATCTCGTCTAATGTCATTAactttatgtctgtctgtcttccTTCCAGAGCGAAATCAACCGCCTGGCCTCGTGCGCACAGAGGGAGCACCAAGCACTTTCCTCGTCGGAGTCTGACCACTTTCCTCATCTCCCTTGGTGGATTCAAGCAAGGAAGGCCACTTCCACCGACCAGTAAACATCTCGTGGAACCCGGTGTACTATTAAGAGGGCCCTTTATCATTGCCATCGACAAGCCTGTTCCTAACAATGACATTCTTAATTGACTTtctcttttattctatattttaacCCGTCTTTCTTATTATTCCACCATCTATTTCTCTATCTGTATATTATCACATATCTagatttgtttttttcattaatcttCCCTTCTCTCTTACTTTACATTTCACCCAAGATCCGGTTAACATTTGAGTGACAGTTATTACTGTATCTTTTCGCTATGTCCTttggttttatttttcttaaaatcaataaCATGATTTGCATTTTTCAGCTTTGATTTTCAGTGATTAATTCATTTCTCACTATTTTTAATCAAGGCAATTTAGTTTTGGTCTTTTATATCGACTTTCATTTAGCAAAATTTCTTAACCATCCACATTTTCCAAATTGATATTACTGTACAGACGTCTGTCCAGTTCCTTCAATTTCACTCTTGAAATCAAACTTTTCCAACTATTCTAATCTTACAGTAGaaagttttccttttaatgtcattcTTTGAGTTTGGTTAAACGATTTATTATATAGATGTTTCCTTTCGCTCAATATTTGCGTTTTTCAAAATATAATTCGATCTAACTTGGGTGAAAATAACCCCGGTAGCATTTAATTGAAAGACCATTCAAAATTTGCCTTTCAAAAAAGGTAATTAATTTAGAAATCAATCAAGCTTTGATGAAATTGCATATTTGTATTTCATAGGAAAATGAAAGAGAAGTCTGTTcttatcaaaattttgtttttgtgTCATCAGATCAAAAGGCCAAAATATTTTCTACGTtatctttttaccaagatcc encodes:
- the LOC137653162 gene encoding uncharacterized protein encodes the protein MLCRVDTRAVKALLFAIVALAAIVTPATSQIHWNRGWGAGGSMGKRSSAMPSSSSSSSSSSLDGEMVLNTDCSSTDLAHLTSLIARVVESEINRLASCAQREHQALSSSESDHFPHLPWWIQARKATSTDQ